CACTCTACCGAGACTGCCGTGGACAACACGGAGGAAGGTGGGGATGACGTCAAATCATCATGCCCTTTATGCCCTGGGCTACACACGTGCTACAATGGCCTGAACAAAGGGGAGCGAAGGAGCGATCCGGAGCGAATCCCAAAAAACAGGTCCCAGTTCAGATTGCAGGCTGCAACCCGCCTGCATGAAGACGGAGTTGCTAGTAATCGCAGATCAGCATGCTGCGGTGAATACGTTCCCGGGCCTTGTACACACCGCCCGTCACACCACGAGAGTTTACAACACCCGAAGTCAGTGAGCTAACCGAAAGGAGGCAGCTGCCGAAGGTGGGGTAAATGATTGGGGTGAAGTCGTAACAAGGTAGCCGTATCGGAAGGTGCGGCTGGATCACCTCCTTTCTAAGGAGAAAATCCTACAAAAAGTATTAAAAGGCGAATTGTAATTATTAAGAGAGAGACGATTAATTGCGCTTTCGTAATATACTAGGCGAGTGAAGCGCAGTGAGGCGTATGAGCGAAAGCGAAAGCCGTCACAACGCATAGACGGCGTTAGCCGAACAAGCGTAAGGAGCCTAAAGTATATAGAAAGCACAATTTGTCGAACGATAATAATTACAATGAGCATATCTCACTGTTCAGTTTTGAGGGTTAAACCCTCAGCATGGTTATGGGGGTGTAGCTCAGTTGGGAGAGCACCTGCCTTGCAAGCAGGGGGTCAGGAGTTCGAATCTCCTCATCTCCACCATGGGCTTATAGCTCAGGTGGTTAGAGCGCACGCCTGATAAGCGTGAGGTCGATGGTTCGAGTCCATCTAAGCCCACCATGATATAAGTGAACCTTGAAAACTGCACAATGCAAAAAAGGGTAACGAGAAAAACGAGTTACAATGAGAACCGATATACATTGTCCGGAAAATATTATTAAAAGCGAACGATTAATGAAGCTTTCGTAATATATCACGATGAACGTAGCGCAGTTTGGCGTATGAGCGAAAGCGAAAGCCGTCACAACGCATAGACGGCGTTAGCCAAACAAGCGAAGAGAACCGATGATATATTAGATAAGCGGAATTTGTGAGCGTTAATAATAATTTTCCAAAGAAAAGCGATGTATAAAAAAGAGAAGGTCAAGTTACAAAGGGCGTATGGTGGATGCCCAGGCACTTAGAGCCGAAGAAGGACGCAGCGAGCGGCGAAACGCTCCGGGGAGCCGCAAGCAGGCAGAGATCCGGAGATATCCGAATGGGGAAACCCGCTTAAGGTAATACTTAAGCATCCCATGGTGAACACATAGCCATGAGGAAGGGAGACCGCGCGAACTGAAACATCTAAGTAGCGCGAGGAAAAGAAAGAAAAATCGATTTCCCAAGTAGCGGCGAGCGAACAGGAAAGAGCCCAAACCATCACCTATGGTGATGGGGTTTAGGACCACGCAAAAGGAGTATCGGACGAAGCCGAACGGACCTGGAAAGGCCGGCCAAAGACGGTGAAAGCCCAGTAGGCGAAAGAAAGATACCAAGGTGGGATCCAGAGTACCACAGGATAGGCAACCCGGTGGGAAGACGGGAGGACCATCTCCCAAGGCTAAATACTCCTAAGTGACCGATAGCGCAAAGTACCGTGAGGGAAAGGTGAAAAGAACCCCGGGAGGGGAGTGAAAAAGAACCTGAAACCATATGTCCACAAGCAGTGGAAGTCTGGCACTCAACTGAACATGTTAGGGAGGAGAAAAAAGAACTAGCGTGTCCGGTTGAGTGCCAGACGACCACGTACTTTTTGTAGAACGGACCGGCGAGTTATAGATATGCAGCAAGGTTAAGCGAAAGCGGAGCCGAAGCGAAAGCGAGTCTAAAAAGGGCGGAAGTTGCATATCATAGACCCGAAACCGTGCGACCTACCCATGATCAGGGTGAAGCCGGAGTAAGATCTGGTGGAGGCCCGAACCACGTTGACGTTGAAAAGTCATGGGATGAATTGTGGGTAGAGGAGAAATTCCAATCGAGCTCGGAGATAGCTGGTTCTCCCCGAAATAGCTTTAGGGCTAGCCTCAGGGAGTAAATATGGAGGTAGAGCACTGAATGGGCTAGGGGCCAAAAAGGCTACCGAACCCTATCAAACTCCGAATGCCATATTGATACCTGGGAGTCAGACTACGAGTGATAAGATCCGTGGTCAAAAGGGAAAGAGCCCAGACCGACAGCTAAGGTCCCAAAGAGCATGTTAAGTGGGAAAGGAAGTAGGACTTCCAAGACAACCAGGATGTTGGCTTAGAAGCAGCCATACATTCAAAGAGTGCGTAATAGCTCACTGGTCGAGAAATCCTGCGCCGAAAATAAACGGGGCTAAAACATGACACCGAAGCTTCGGATGAAAAATGGTAGGGGAGCGTACTGTATAGGGGGAAGGATAAGCGGAAGCGAATCTGGACAATACAGTAGAGAGAATGCCGGTATAAGTAACGAGAGTAAGGCGAGAAACCTTACCGTCGAAAGCCTAAGGATTCCTGGGGAAGGATAATCCGCCCAGGGTAAGTCGGGACCTAAGCCGAGGCGAAAGCGTAGGCGATGGACAACCGGTAATGAGTCCGGTACCACCAATATCCGATAAAAGAGAAGCAAGGACGCAGCGAGATAAGAAAAGCGTGCGGTTGGTAGAGCACGTCCAAGCAGCGACGAAAAGGGATGTGAGTGAAGTACCACATACCATAAGAGCTGTAACGGGGAGCCGAAAGGCGAAGTTTCAAAGGGGCTGCCGAGAAAAATTGCTATCGAGGATAAAGGTGCCCGTACCGCAAACCGACACAGGTAGGCGAGGAGAGAATCCAAAGACGAGCGGGAGAACCCTCATTAAGGAACTCGGCAAAAAGACTCCGTAACTTCGGGAGAAGGAGTGCCGAAAGGCCGCAGAGAAGAGGCCCAAGCGACTGTTTACCAAAAACACAGGTTTCTGCTAAGTCGAAAGACGAAGTATAGGAGCTGACGCCTGCCCGGTGCTGGAAGGTTAAGGGGAAATGTTATCCGGCACTCAACTATACCTATTAGGAGTGAAAAAGATGTATTATGTCTATGTAATAAAGAATGAAAAAGGAGGCATATATACAGGCTATTCAGAGAATCTACGAAAAAGAGTAGAGGCACATAATAAAGGATTAAACAAGTACACAAAAGAGCATAAATGGGAAATAATTTATTATGAAGCATACAAAGCGAAAGAAGATGCAATAAAAAGAGAAAAACAATTAAAAGAATCTCATAACGCAAGAAGATGGTTAAAAGAAAGAATAGCCAAAAGTAAAAACTCTTAGTAGATAGAGTTGAGTGCCGGAGAAGCATAGAACTTAAGCCCCAGTAAACGGCGGCCGTAACTATAACGGTCCTAAGGTAGCGAAATTCCTTGTCGGGTAAGTTCCGACCTGCACGAAAGGCGTAACGACTTGGGCGCTGTCTAGATGGGGGACCCGGTGAAATTGTAGTACTCGTGAAGATGCGAGTTACCCGCGACAGGACAGAAAGACCCCATGGAGCTTTACTGCAGCTTGTCACTGGATTTTAGTAATCCCTGTACAGGATAGGTGGGAGGCAGAGAAAGATGGGCGCAAGCCTATCTGGAGCCGACGTTGGGATACCACCCTGAGATTACCGAAATTCTAACATAGGAGCCGTAAGCCGGCATATGGACACTGACAGGCGGGCAGTTTGACTGGGGCGGTCGCCTCCAAAAAAGTAACGGAGGCGTCCAAAGGTTACCTCAGCGCGGAAGGAAATCGCGCGTAAGAGTGCAAAGGCAGAAGGTAGCCTAACTGTGAGAAAAACAATTCGAGCAGGGACGAAAGTCGGGCTTAGTGATCCGGCGGTAGAGAATGGGATTGCCGTCGCTCAACGGATAAAAGCTACCCTGGGGATAACAGGCTGATCTCCCCCAAGAGTCCACATCGACGGGGAGGTTTGGCACCTCGATGTCGGCTCATCGCATCCTGGGGCTGAAGTAGGTCCCAAGGGTTGGGCTGTTCGCCCATTAAAGCGGTACGCGAGCTGGGTTCAGAACGTCGTGAGACAGTTCGGTCCCTATCCGTCGCGGGCGTAGGAAATTTGAGAGGGGCTGCCCTTAGTACGAGAGGACCGGGGTGGACGAACCGATGGTGTACCAGTTGCGTAGCCGTACGCACAGCTGGGTAGCCAAGTTCGGAAGGGATAAACGCTGAAAGCATCTAAGCGTGAAACCCACCTCAAGATAAGATTTCCCAAACCGAAAGGGAGTAAGACACCTTGAAGAAGACGAGGTAGATAGGCCGGAGGTGTAAGAGTAGAAATACTTTGAGCTGACCGGTACTAATAAGTCGAGGACTTGACCAAAGAAGCATTGTGCAGTATTCAAAGTTCATTTAGAAAAAGCATATATGTGAAGAATCCAAAGAAGAAAATATTATTGGAGAGAGCGATTAATTGCGTTTTCGTAATATACTCGGCGAACGAAGTGCAGTGAGGCGTCAAAAGACGTCACAACGCATAGACGGCTTTAGCCGAACAAACGAAGTGAGCCGAAAGTATATAGAAAACACAATTTGCGAACGGAAATAATATATTCTAAGAGAAGAATCAACATATATGCAAAGAAATGAACAGAAGATTTCCGGTGGCAATAGCGGAGGTTAAAAACCCGTTCCCATACCGAACACGGAAGTGAAGCCCTCCAGCGCCGATGGTACTGCTATTGCGGGAGAGTAGGTCGCTGCCGGATTTAAAATAGTCCTCAGTAGCTCAATGGTGGAGCAACCGGCTGTTAACCGGTAGGCTGTAGGTTCGAGCCCTACCTGAGGAGCCAATATGTGGCCCCGTGGTCAAGTGGTTAAGACATCGCCCTTTCACGGCGGTAACATGGGTTCGAATCCCGTCGGGGTCACCAAAAAAATAAGGGCCTTTAGCTCAGTTGGTAGAGCGGTCGGCTCATAACCGATTGGTCCGGGGTTCGAGTCCCTGAAGGCCCACCATAAATTTAATATATTTGCGGCCCAATAGCTCAGTTGGTTAGAGCGCCAGCCTGTCACGCTGGAGGTCGAGGGTTCGAGCCCCTTTTGGGTCGCCATTATCATACATACGCCTCGATAGCTCAGTCGGTAGAGCAAGGGACTGAAAATCCCTGTGTCAGTGGTTCGATTCCACTTCGAGGCACCAGCAGGAAATAGGAGTTTCAACAATATGTTGAAGCTTTTTTTATTTTAAATAAGCTTTGCAGTGTATATTAATTATTTTAATTGAATTATAGTTTTCATACATTTTTCAAAAATTAAAGTTGTTATAAGTACTTAATGCCAGTGAGAAATTTTTAGTTTCAAGCCACTTGTCGAGATAATCTCTTATAATTATGTTTGATTCGTCTAGTGGCAATTTTCCTGTATCAAATTCAACTAGTTTTTTTGATGAATATTTATGTGCTTCTGCTTTATTTTTACACTCAATAGTTTCAATGTGATATTTCCTTTTTCTATTGGCATCTAGTCCAATATAGAAGCTTATTTTATATTTTTTACCTTTTATGATTTCCTTAACTGAACCTCATTGCCTGCTCATATAATAAACCTCCTTAAAATAAGATCTTAATAATTTAAAAAATATACCAGATTAATTACTTTTAATATCATAAAATTATGAAGAAATTATGCTTCCTCTTTTAAAGTTAATATCTGATAATAAGCTGTATAATAATAAATATTGTGAAGAAAAGCTTGCAAAAGAATTTGGTTTAACTGATGAAGAACTAAATAAAAAACTTCAGGGCGGTGCAAAAGTATTCTATAATCGATTAGGTTGGGCAAAAAATTATTTAAAAAATGCGTGTCTCATAGAATTTCCTCAAAGAGGACAAGAATTATTAAAAGAAAATCACATAAATATAAATTCGAAGTACCTTATGAAATACAGAGAATATCAGGAATTTGCTGAATTTTCAGAAGATGTTATGGAGTATGCAAAAAGATTGACAAGTAAAAAAATAATTTTAATAGATGGATATCAATTAGCGGAATTTATGATTGATTTCAACGTGGGTGTATCAATTCAAGAAACTTATGAAATCAAACGTCTTGATACTGATTATTTTGAAGAATAAATTTAGAGGAAAACAATAAATAGCATATAACATGGTCAATGAATTTTATATGAAGGCTTATCACAGAATAATTACAAAATTTAAGATTAACTATTGA
This portion of the Thermoanaerobacterium sp. RBIITD genome encodes:
- a CDS encoding winged helix-turn-helix domain-containing protein, producing MLPLLKLISDNKLYNNKYCEEKLAKEFGLTDEELNKKLQGGAKVFYNRLGWAKNYLKNACLIEFPQRGQELLKENHININSKYLMKYREYQEFAEFSEDVMEYAKRLTSKKIILIDGYQLAEFMIDFNVGVSIQETYEIKRLDTDYFEE